The following are encoded in a window of Pseudomonadota bacterium genomic DNA:
- a CDS encoding cytochrome c — MLNKKPQATELKRGQYIYNSSGCGSCHGIEDHTKTRAGANILPMAGGRRIKTPYGVFHSPNITPDKVTGIGSWTFKEFRKSMTEGKAPDGMPYYPVFPYTSYKSMTERDLRDLWNFIRSQPAYFKPNKPHELDFPFSIRTLMYIWQFLFFETRPTVIPDNLNPADWKRGAYLVKVLGHCGECHTPRNIFGAMNLKLELSGNPRDLDGKIPDLTSKNSQGIFSWTKQDIEEYLSSGMTPEGDFAGGKMAEVIENSTSKLSPADVEAIAVYLKSLH, encoded by the coding sequence ATGCTAAACAAAAAACCGCAAGCAACAGAATTAAAAAGAGGACAATATATATACAACTCATCTGGGTGCGGTAGCTGCCACGGAATTGAAGACCACACAAAAACAAGAGCTGGCGCCAATATTCTCCCGATGGCAGGAGGTCGGCGCATAAAAACTCCATACGGCGTTTTTCACAGTCCAAACATTACGCCAGATAAAGTAACTGGAATAGGAAGTTGGACTTTTAAAGAATTCCGTAAATCTATGACAGAAGGCAAAGCACCAGATGGCATGCCTTATTATCCTGTATTTCCATATACGTCCTATAAATCAATGACAGAACGGGATTTACGGGACCTCTGGAACTTTATAAGATCTCAGCCGGCATATTTTAAGCCAAACAAACCGCACGAACTGGATTTTCCATTCAGCATTCGGACCTTAATGTATATCTGGCAATTCCTATTTTTTGAAACACGACCCACAGTGATTCCTGATAATCTCAACCCTGCGGATTGGAAACGTGGGGCTTATCTAGTAAAAGTACTTGGGCATTGCGGAGAATGTCATACGCCTAGAAACATTTTTGGCGCCATGAACTTAAAGTTGGAACTCAGTGGCAATCCTCGCGATCTTGATGGAAAAATTCCAGATCTAACATCTAAAAATAGTCAAGGAATATTCTCATGGACCAAACAAGATATTGAAGAGTACTTATCTAGCGGAATGACACCAGAGGGCGACTTTGCCGGCGGGAAAATGGCTGAAGTTATAGAAAACTCAACTTCAAAGCTAAGTCCTGCTGATGTTGAGGCTATAGCCGTATATCTCAAATCACTACATTAA
- a CDS encoding ferritin-like domain-containing protein: MFVHGQITNSRASNKKQGISSETLTDFAYAEFSSAIEMLHAAKLTESRGLAKGFLNHCLDEYRHTSFFLKVVKEKSSTSYFQPRFTIARGFIDGEYFLFEKMNLRAFAAFVAVNEQEAKKLFTKLSSDIGDIEPETNKELNQIIADEVEHEKTAQSLNSDFKALLLDEERHARLSFGFLDKLGRPFANAVLAKKYFVTNKIRHLVARKMFLKTALENFFMFFAIMLIFPFSKVFRIRPLNNKEIYSSKNASSMI; encoded by the coding sequence ATGTTTGTGCATGGTCAAATTACAAACTCCAGAGCTAGTAATAAAAAACAAGGAATCAGTAGTGAGACACTAACTGACTTCGCTTACGCTGAATTCTCCTCGGCCATTGAAATGCTCCATGCTGCCAAACTCACTGAAAGCAGGGGCTTAGCCAAAGGTTTTCTTAATCATTGCTTAGATGAATATCGACACACAAGTTTTTTTTTGAAAGTAGTAAAAGAAAAATCTTCAACCTCTTATTTCCAGCCTCGATTTACAATTGCGCGGGGGTTTATAGACGGGGAATATTTTCTATTTGAAAAAATGAATTTGAGAGCTTTTGCTGCTTTTGTCGCAGTTAACGAACAGGAAGCAAAAAAACTATTTACTAAGCTCTCAAGTGACATAGGAGATATTGAACCAGAAACTAATAAAGAATTAAATCAAATCATTGCAGATGAAGTAGAACACGAGAAAACAGCACAAAGCCTCAATTCTGACTTCAAGGCATTATTGTTGGATGAAGAACGCCATGCAAGATTATCATTCGGTTTTCTCGACAAGCTAGGCAGGCCATTCGCTAATGCAGTATTGGCAAAGAAATACTTCGTAACTAACAAAATCCGTCACCTAGTAGCTCGTAAAATGTTTTTGAAAACAGCACTTGAAAATTTCTTTATGTTCTTTGCAATTATGCTAATTTTCCCCTTTTCTAAAGTATTCCGAATACGTCCACTCAATAATAAAGAAATATATTCAAGTAAAAATGCATCCAGTATGATATGA
- a CDS encoding carbamoyltransferase N-terminal domain-containing protein yields the protein MNYTIGLSGYFHDSSVCLLEGGSIIEFVREETLTRVKGTNQFPHRALRFLIDKYNLDDTNVDFICFYEKPLRGWFSSVNFSLKRPLDRMELLKNQLKQFWSGPANVSQKILKVLKIDEQKILFAPHHLSHVLSATPFQKGPSTQQSLHFVFDAVGDGICSSIFYGIPSSLQILRQDQYPNSLGLFYSAVTEYCGFNTNEGEFKLMALAAYGKPIHSEFLLKNVIRFSSPELKLNLKWFNFHRSVTTSYSDLFLKKFGPAAQENDLIEDANRFKDFADLAASAQDVTERIICRTISWGIEQTGITSITVSGGVAQNCVAMHSASKLMGACDFTVPPSPGDSGAAIGAANFAEIMANRSPVKIHDIAFGGSFSPPKSGLFEELFQLVAKENAYVEVAELINNGNIICTFLGGNEIGPRALGFRSIICSAGKAPVVQRLNTLIKKRESFRPLAPAMTSETAENYFHLNKNALRNYNWMGLIAFAKPELPSQYNCCLHVDGSARLQILKKDISPLYEILELAEDEILLNTSFNISGDPIVGDYFDCYVNMQRMGLEYLITDKGLYKLII from the coding sequence ATGAATTACACTATAGGATTATCTGGATACTTTCATGATAGTAGTGTATGTCTATTAGAGGGCGGGTCTATTATTGAGTTTGTTAGGGAGGAGACCCTAACTCGTGTAAAGGGCACCAACCAGTTTCCTCACAGAGCCCTCCGTTTCCTTATCGATAAATATAATTTGGACGATACGAATGTAGATTTTATTTGTTTTTATGAAAAACCTCTCAGAGGTTGGTTTTCTAGCGTTAATTTTTCTCTCAAACGCCCACTTGATAGGATGGAGTTGCTGAAAAATCAGCTAAAACAGTTCTGGAGTGGCCCTGCAAATGTTAGCCAGAAAATATTAAAGGTTTTGAAGATAGATGAGCAAAAGATTTTGTTCGCTCCTCATCACCTTAGCCATGTATTAAGTGCTACCCCTTTTCAAAAAGGTCCCTCCACACAACAATCACTTCATTTTGTTTTCGACGCGGTAGGCGATGGAATCTGCTCATCAATTTTTTATGGAATTCCGTCCTCCCTCCAAATTTTGAGACAAGATCAGTATCCTAACTCACTCGGATTGTTCTACTCAGCAGTAACAGAATACTGTGGTTTTAATACAAATGAGGGGGAATTTAAACTTATGGCTTTGGCAGCTTACGGAAAGCCAATACATTCAGAATTTTTATTGAAAAATGTCATCCGATTTAGCAGTCCAGAACTTAAATTAAACCTAAAATGGTTTAATTTTCATAGATCTGTCACTACGAGTTACTCTGACTTGTTTTTAAAGAAATTTGGTCCTGCAGCTCAAGAAAATGATTTAATAGAAGATGCCAATAGATTTAAAGATTTTGCAGACTTAGCAGCATCTGCACAAGATGTTACAGAAAGAATAATATGCCGTACAATTTCTTGGGGCATTGAACAAACGGGCATAACATCTATCACCGTAAGCGGAGGAGTAGCTCAAAACTGTGTCGCAATGCACTCTGCAAGTAAACTAATGGGCGCTTGTGATTTTACTGTGCCACCTTCTCCTGGCGACTCTGGTGCGGCAATCGGAGCCGCAAATTTTGCTGAAATTATGGCAAACAGGTCACCCGTAAAAATACATGACATTGCTTTTGGGGGATCTTTTTCGCCACCGAAAAGCGGGCTGTTTGAAGAACTTTTTCAGCTGGTAGCTAAAGAAAATGCATATGTTGAAGTTGCTGAACTTATAAACAACGGCAACATTATATGTACATTCCTCGGCGGTAATGAAATCGGGCCAAGAGCCTTGGGTTTTAGATCGATCATTTGCTCGGCCGGTAAAGCTCCGGTAGTACAAAGATTAAATACCTTGATAAAAAAGAGGGAATCTTTTCGGCCTTTGGCTCCCGCAATGACTTCTGAAACCGCCGAAAATTATTTTCACCTAAATAAAAATGCCCTTAGAAATTATAATTGGATGGGATTAATTGCATTTGCAAAACCCGAGTTGCCATCGCAGTATAATTGTTGTTTACATGTCGATGGATCTGCGAGGTTGCAAATATTAAAAAAAGACATTAGCCCCCTGTATGAAATTTTAGAGCTGGCGGAAGACGAAATATTATTGAACACTTCATTTAATATATCGGGCGATCCGATTGTAGGTGATTACTTTGATTGTTACGTCAATATGCAACGGATGGGTTTGGAATACCTAATAACGGATAAAGGGCTTTATAAGTTAATTATATAG
- a CDS encoding sulfatase-like hydrolase/transferase, with the protein MGKNVLFIISDQHQKNALGCYGHEFVKTPNMDKLASRGTRFSTAYTSSPVCVPARAVIATGKYIFETGYWDNCFAYDGSVRSWHHMLSENGMEAISIGKLHFTREEDPFGFTRQINPMHIHNGVGDLRGSVKRPMAPPYTKWRGIERLGPGESTYTKYDADITETTCQIIREKSSKIDDKPWTIFSSLVCPHPPYCAPQEYYDLYPTDIMPKPKLIDPDSELHPWMRNLQRNRNFNDFVNEDIRRRIMANYYGCISYVDANVGKIIDCLDECGLSDDTIIIYTSDHGENLGTRQIWGKSNMYEESASIPFLIAGGEIPAGRISNTPVTLADVAPTIVDAVGLAPLIEAESLRGISLMNVARQADNLERVAFSEYYGPGADRAAYMIRKAKYKYIHYVGYEPELFDLNTDPDELINLSGHPEHQEVVKKYERILRQIVDPDDADRRAYLDQCSLIEKHGGRSEIINKGAFQGSPVPGEKPIFVT; encoded by the coding sequence ATGGGCAAAAATGTTCTCTTTATCATATCTGATCAGCATCAGAAAAATGCTCTTGGATGCTACGGGCACGAATTTGTTAAAACACCGAATATGGATAAACTTGCGAGCCGTGGTACGCGTTTTTCAACCGCTTATACTAGTTCACCAGTTTGTGTGCCGGCTCGTGCGGTAATAGCTACTGGGAAATATATTTTTGAAACAGGTTATTGGGATAATTGTTTTGCATACGATGGCTCGGTGCGAAGCTGGCACCACATGCTGAGTGAAAATGGGATGGAGGCAATATCAATAGGTAAACTTCACTTCACTCGCGAAGAAGATCCGTTTGGATTTACTCGTCAAATAAATCCCATGCACATCCACAATGGTGTTGGTGACCTTAGAGGATCAGTTAAACGTCCTATGGCTCCACCGTATACAAAATGGCGAGGGATCGAGAGGCTGGGCCCCGGAGAGAGCACTTACACAAAATACGATGCTGATATAACTGAAACTACATGCCAGATAATTAGAGAAAAGTCATCCAAGATTGACGATAAACCATGGACTATTTTTTCTTCACTGGTCTGTCCACATCCTCCTTATTGTGCACCGCAGGAGTACTACGACCTCTACCCAACTGACATAATGCCGAAGCCCAAATTGATAGATCCCGACTCAGAATTACATCCCTGGATGAGAAATTTGCAACGTAACCGTAACTTCAATGACTTCGTAAATGAGGATATCCGGCGTCGTATTATGGCTAATTACTATGGGTGCATTAGCTATGTTGATGCAAATGTCGGCAAAATTATTGATTGCCTTGATGAATGTGGTTTAAGCGATGACACAATTATTATTTATACTTCGGATCATGGTGAAAACCTAGGAACTCGCCAAATTTGGGGTAAGTCAAATATGTACGAGGAATCAGCTTCAATTCCGTTCTTGATCGCCGGAGGTGAAATCCCGGCGGGTAGGATTAGTAATACTCCCGTAACTTTGGCTGATGTTGCACCAACAATCGTTGATGCTGTTGGCCTTGCACCTTTGATTGAAGCAGAGAGTCTTCGCGGCATCTCACTTATGAATGTTGCCAGACAAGCAGATAATTTAGAACGGGTTGCCTTCAGTGAATATTATGGACCGGGTGCTGATCGTGCGGCATATATGATCCGCAAGGCGAAATATAAGTACATACATTATGTTGGCTACGAACCTGAATTGTTCGATCTAAATACTGATCCAGATGAGCTTATTAATCTTTCTGGACATCCAGAGCATCAGGAGGTTGTAAAAAAATATGAAAGAATTTTGCGACAAATTGTAGATCCAGACGATGCAGATAGGAGAGCTTATTTAGATCAATGTTCATTGATAGAAAAACACGGTGGCCGCAGCGAAATTATTAATAAGGGAGCGTTTCAAGGAAGTCCTGTGCCTGGTGAAAAGCCCATTTTCGTAACTTAA
- a CDS encoding tetratricopeptide repeat protein — translation MRKLTATLCLTLAILLGSVGMSASADFQKGAAAYKRGDYATAVREWKPLAKQGHAKSQYNLGVMYRDGQGVPKNYKTAAKWYTLAAKQGYANAQYSLGLRYDKGQGVPQDDKTAVKWYKLAAEQGFANAQTNMGMMYGLGKGVIRDWVYAHMWGNIAASNGNEGGGKVRDIAAKNMTPADISKAQDLARECVRKKYKGC, via the coding sequence ATGAGAAAACTGACCGCAACACTCTGCCTGACCCTCGCCATCCTTCTTGGAAGTGTGGGGATGAGTGCGAGTGCTGATTTCCAAAAGGGTGCTGCCGCATACAAGAGGGGTGATTACGCAACTGCTGTGCGTGAATGGAAACCTCTTGCGAAACAGGGACACGCAAAGTCACAGTACAATCTGGGTGTGATGTACCGAGACGGACAAGGTGTTCCAAAGAACTATAAGACTGCCGCAAAGTGGTACACACTTGCTGCGAAACAGGGATATGCCAATGCCCAGTACAGTCTGGGTTTGAGGTACGACAAAGGACAAGGTGTTCCACAGGACGATAAGACTGCGGTGAAGTGGTACAAACTTGCTGCTGAACAAGGATTTGCCAATGCCCAGACCAATATGGGTATGATGTACGGATTGGGAAAAGGGGTCATACGGGATTGGGTCTATGCCCACATGTGGGGAAATATCGCTGCCTCTAATGGGAATGAAGGTGGTGGTAAGGTGCGAGACATCGCTGCTAAAAATATGACCCCTGCCGACATCTCCAAAGCACAAGACCTTGCCCGTGAATGTGTCCGTAAGAAATACAAAGGGTGTTGA
- a CDS encoding tyrosine-type recombinase/integrase — translation MRIPRVRFHDLRHIHASALLQQGKASQTVAGRLGHSSANITHQIYGHLMPNSDAEMMADFNSEHLSNKK, via the coding sequence TTGCGTATACCGCGCGTCCGCTTCCACGATCTGCGACATATTCATGCTAGTGCCCTACTGCAACAAGGCAAAGCATCGCAAACTGTTGCTGGTCGTTTAGGGCATTCATCAGCAAATATTACGCACCAAATCTACGGACATTTGATGCCAAACTCTGATGCTGAGATGATGGCTGATTTTAATAGCGAACATCTAAGCAACAAAAAATAA
- a CDS encoding flagellar hook-basal body complex protein, which translates to MTLLGNFSPSISAIRSNAKSYDVIGENIANSRTPGYKAASTRFAEQIAGKSDGARGSFGGVKPVLQRFIDQAGQVSSSNGPLDIAIQGKGFFVTNADISGGDEFQFTRSGQFGLTMIDTSGTEETYITDVSGQFVFGWPADSDGASFTTGTGLESLVALQIDETAHVYEPDATTTALYNANLAADAATGSTYASKIGVFDEDGNENAMKLTFTKSGTNAWDLDIEVANSDLTTGVVPTTALTFDASGNLTSDTTTDITPTFTDPDGGSTTITLDISNVTQYAGNNIVRRITRNGNVEGSLQTISFNQDGIISGNFSNGESKSLYKLPVTVVTSPNLMDLRTHTHYALSTNSGDAELYEADATDQGSFIPGSLEESTTSMELEFSRLIENQHAYSSNVRAFTVAEEMTRTATNLKQ; encoded by the coding sequence ATGACTTTGCTTGGTAATTTCTCCCCATCAATTTCGGCAATTCGCTCTAATGCGAAGTCATATGATGTTATAGGCGAAAATATCGCAAATTCACGAACTCCAGGCTATAAAGCTGCAAGCACCCGATTTGCTGAACAAATTGCAGGCAAAAGTGATGGCGCTCGCGGTTCATTTGGGGGCGTCAAGCCCGTATTGCAGCGATTTATAGATCAAGCTGGACAAGTCAGCAGTTCAAACGGGCCACTTGATATCGCGATCCAAGGAAAAGGTTTCTTTGTGACAAATGCTGACATATCTGGTGGTGACGAATTCCAATTCACGCGTAGCGGGCAATTCGGATTAACCATGATTGACACCAGCGGCACTGAAGAAACCTATATAACCGACGTATCGGGTCAATTTGTCTTTGGGTGGCCTGCTGATAGTGACGGCGCCTCATTTACGACCGGCACGGGTTTGGAATCACTTGTTGCACTGCAGATTGACGAAACTGCCCATGTGTATGAACCAGATGCCACCACCACTGCCTTGTATAATGCTAATCTTGCCGCCGACGCTGCGACCGGGTCGACTTACGCTAGTAAAATTGGAGTTTTTGACGAAGATGGCAATGAAAATGCGATGAAGTTGACGTTCACCAAGTCTGGTACAAATGCATGGGATCTTGATATCGAGGTAGCAAATAGTGATCTCACCACAGGGGTAGTACCGACAACGGCACTCACCTTTGATGCTTCGGGGAATCTAACTTCTGACACGACTACTGATATCACCCCTACATTTACCGATCCAGATGGCGGGTCAACCACAATTACGTTGGATATATCGAACGTAACCCAGTACGCGGGTAACAACATAGTACGTCGAATAACCCGCAATGGCAATGTAGAGGGCTCTCTTCAAACCATAAGTTTTAACCAAGATGGAATAATCTCGGGCAATTTCAGTAATGGTGAGAGTAAGAGCCTCTATAAATTGCCGGTTACAGTAGTGACGAGCCCGAACCTTATGGACCTTCGAACCCATACTCATTATGCCCTCTCAACAAATTCAGGTGACGCGGAGTTATATGAGGCTGACGCGACCGACCAAGGCAGTTTCATTCCTGGCTCTCTAGAGGAATCAACCACAAGCATGGAACTTGAATTCAGCCGACTAATTGAAAATCAACATGCCTATTCATCCAATGTTCGAGCATTTACTGTGGCAGAAGAGATGACACGAACAGCTACTAACCTTAAACAATAG
- the recJ gene encoding single-stranded-DNA-specific exonuclease RecJ, with translation MSYGPAYLGVEQSIGGKRWEVVDSDERSGLVLAQRYGLPEIVGRLLAARGVGADQVDDFLDPQIRRLLPNPSSLMDMDLAANCLADAIQKGQKVAVFGDYDVDGATSSALLKRFWRAVGRDLDIYIPDRLTEGYGPNLPAMQRMKEQGIELVITVDCGIVAFETLAGARKAGIDVVVVDHHQAEPRLPDAVAVVNPNRLDDTSSEGHLAAVGVTFLLVVALNRVLRQRGWYNDRAEPDLLQWLDLVALGTVCDVVSLTGVNRALVKQGLKVMGARRNAGLRALADTVHLTEQPAAHHAGFILGPRVNAGGRVGESWLGAALLSTEDEGKAVEIAQRLDVYNQERRSIEAACLQSAIDIVVSNANKNFAYAGSTEWHPGVIGIVAGRLRERFNRPSCVVAYDGDHGKGSGRSVKGFDLGAAIVAARQAGLLSSGGGHAMAAGFVIQRNNEQSFCSFMTERIGDLQRELTPVYRIDGAIQPIGANNEFLTAIERLAPFGSGNPQPRFVLPRVRIVKAQQVGSDHVSCIVAGENGGRLKAISFRSLGQPLGQALIQSSGSPLHLCGTLKLDHWQGRETPQLTIDDAAAVF, from the coding sequence ATGAGTTATGGCCCAGCTTATTTGGGTGTGGAGCAATCGATTGGTGGCAAAAGATGGGAGGTTGTCGATTCAGATGAACGCTCTGGTCTGGTCCTTGCCCAGAGGTATGGGCTTCCTGAAATCGTCGGCCGTCTACTAGCAGCAAGAGGAGTGGGCGCGGATCAGGTGGATGATTTTTTAGATCCGCAAATTAGAAGATTATTGCCTAACCCCAGTTCTTTAATGGATATGGATCTCGCCGCTAACTGTTTGGCCGATGCAATACAAAAAGGCCAAAAGGTTGCCGTTTTTGGTGACTATGATGTTGATGGAGCTACTTCTTCGGCACTTCTTAAAAGATTCTGGAGAGCTGTCGGCCGAGATTTAGACATTTACATTCCAGACCGACTTACAGAGGGCTATGGTCCGAATTTGCCTGCAATGCAAAGAATGAAGGAACAGGGCATAGAGTTAGTGATAACAGTCGATTGTGGCATTGTTGCGTTTGAAACTCTCGCAGGTGCTCGCAAAGCTGGTATCGATGTAGTTGTGGTAGACCATCATCAAGCTGAACCGCGGTTACCTGATGCAGTTGCAGTAGTTAATCCAAACCGCCTTGATGATACATCTTCGGAAGGTCATCTTGCAGCCGTCGGTGTAACCTTTTTATTGGTCGTAGCCTTAAATAGGGTTCTTCGCCAACGCGGATGGTATAATGATCGCGCTGAGCCAGATTTATTACAGTGGCTGGACTTGGTTGCCCTTGGCACTGTTTGCGACGTTGTCTCACTCACAGGCGTAAATAGGGCTCTAGTCAAACAAGGACTCAAAGTGATGGGTGCTCGCAGAAATGCTGGTTTGAGAGCTCTTGCTGATACAGTACATCTTACTGAACAGCCGGCTGCGCACCATGCAGGGTTTATCCTTGGCCCTAGAGTTAACGCGGGAGGTAGAGTTGGTGAGTCTTGGCTTGGTGCTGCTCTACTCTCCACAGAAGATGAAGGCAAAGCTGTTGAAATAGCTCAACGGTTGGATGTCTATAATCAAGAGCGCCGCTCCATAGAAGCAGCTTGTCTTCAATCCGCAATTGATATTGTTGTAAGCAATGCCAATAAAAATTTTGCCTATGCTGGCTCTACGGAATGGCATCCAGGTGTAATTGGGATAGTTGCCGGTCGTCTTCGAGAGCGATTTAATCGCCCTTCTTGTGTTGTGGCATATGATGGAGATCACGGTAAAGGCTCGGGAAGATCAGTGAAAGGCTTTGATCTGGGAGCAGCCATTGTGGCAGCACGGCAGGCTGGATTGTTAAGCTCAGGTGGTGGGCATGCAATGGCTGCTGGGTTTGTAATCCAGCGCAATAATGAACAGTCATTCTGTAGTTTTATGACAGAGCGTATTGGCGATCTGCAAAGGGAACTGACTCCAGTTTATCGAATAGATGGCGCCATTCAGCCCATAGGGGCGAATAATGAATTTTTGACTGCCATTGAACGTTTGGCGCCGTTTGGATCTGGGAATCCTCAGCCGAGGTTTGTCCTTCCTAGAGTTCGAATCGTCAAAGCTCAGCAAGTTGGGTCAGACCATGTGAGTTGTATTGTGGCTGGAGAAAACGGTGGTCGGCTAAAAGCAATTTCTTTTCGTAGTCTTGGGCAACCGTTGGGTCAGGCATTAATCCAAAGTAGCGGTAGTCCACTACATCTTTGTGGCACCTTAAAATTAGATCATTGGCAAGGGCGTGAAACTCCTCAACTCACAATTGATGATGCTGCTGCTGTATTTTAG
- the glpX gene encoding class II fructose-bisphosphatase, producing MSNISVNMERNLALDAVRVTEAAALAASRWMGRGDEKQADQAAVDAMREALNGLSIKGTVVIGEGERDEAPMLYIGETVGNGEGPELDIALDPLEGTTITAKGGTNALAVVAMAEKGGFLNAPDVYMDKVAVGAGLPAGIVDLDNSPAENLQAVADALGKDINDVVACILDRPRHADLIKSVRDMGARILLISDGDVSGVMATSDPNSGIDIYLGSGGAPEGVLACAALRCIGGQFQGRLLFRNDDERLRAAKWGIEDLDRKYDLEELASGDVMFAATGVTDGTILRGIRMKVGSAQTESIIMRSKTGTVRIVSAQHNLDRKPMGFAIRK from the coding sequence ATGAGCAACATATCCGTTAACATGGAACGAAACCTCGCGTTAGATGCCGTACGGGTTACCGAGGCAGCTGCGCTTGCGGCTTCACGATGGATGGGGAGAGGCGATGAGAAGCAGGCCGACCAAGCTGCCGTAGACGCTATGCGCGAGGCTTTGAACGGTTTGTCTATAAAAGGAACTGTGGTGATCGGTGAGGGCGAACGAGATGAAGCGCCGATGCTATATATCGGCGAAACTGTAGGTAATGGCGAAGGCCCTGAGCTTGATATTGCTTTAGATCCGCTTGAGGGTACCACTATTACAGCCAAAGGCGGTACTAATGCATTAGCTGTTGTTGCCATGGCTGAGAAGGGTGGTTTTCTTAATGCACCTGATGTTTACATGGATAAGGTTGCGGTAGGGGCCGGATTGCCCGCCGGTATTGTAGATCTAGACAATTCACCGGCTGAGAATTTACAAGCTGTGGCGGATGCTCTTGGAAAAGATATCAACGATGTTGTTGCATGTATCTTAGACCGTCCTAGACACGCTGATCTTATTAAGTCGGTTCGTGATATGGGCGCTCGAATACTTTTGATTTCTGACGGCGATGTATCTGGGGTTATGGCAACATCAGATCCTAATAGTGGCATAGACATTTACCTAGGCAGCGGCGGTGCTCCTGAAGGGGTGCTTGCATGCGCCGCTTTACGTTGCATAGGCGGCCAGTTTCAGGGGAGACTTTTGTTTCGCAATGATGATGAGCGCTTGCGAGCAGCAAAATGGGGTATCGAAGATCTGGATCGAAAGTACGATCTAGAAGAGTTAGCAAGCGGGGATGTAATGTTCGCAGCTACGGGCGTTACCGACGGTACGATATTGCGTGGTATTCGTATGAAGGTAGGAAGTGCTCAAACTGAGTCTATAATAATGCGATCTAAAACAGGAACTGTGCGCATCGTTTCGGCGCAGCACAATCTTGATCGCAAGCCTATGGGGTTTGCAATTAGAAAATGA